Proteins encoded in a region of the Zea mays cultivar B73 chromosome 2, Zm-B73-REFERENCE-NAM-5.0, whole genome shotgun sequence genome:
- the LOC109943971 gene encoding probable calcium-binding mitochondrial carrier K02F3.2 encodes MLNFLAGPFGAICKLVPLYSLLRSLFLTAGDIHEVVLIIEVVLRKDNYNSMQRSIDILSFVLSLRVRVLFDNAKWAYPGGFSEEKQARRELNDPENALIYAFAGAITGAITTPLDVMKTRLMVQGQGNQYTGIVSCAQTILREEGPKAFSKASLVPTALVLLRWETNTSEMETLL; translated from the exons ATGCTGAATTTCTTGGCTGGTCCATTCGGAGCAATATGTAAATTAGTACCCCTATATTCTCTTCTGAGATCATTATTCCTAACTGCTGGAGATATACATGAAGTTGTATTAATTATTGAGGTAGTCTTGAGAAAAGATAACTACAACTCTATGCAGAGGAGCATAGATATATTGTCTTTTGTGCTCTCTCTTCGAGTCCGTGTGCTATTTGACAATGCAAAATGGGCATATCCTGGTGGATTCTCGGAAGAAAAGCAG GCGAGAAGGGAGCTGAATGATCCAGAGAATGCACTTATCTATGCTTTTGCTG GCGCCATCACTGGAGCTATAACAACTCCCCTTGACGTCATGAAGACAAGGCTGATGGTTCAG GGACAGGGGAACCAATACACTGGAATTGTAAGCTGTGCTCAGACAATCCTCAGAGAGGAAGGCCCTAAGGCATTCTCGAAGGCATCACTTGTGCCAACAGCTTTAGTACTCTTAAGATGGGAAACAAACACTAGTGAAAtggaaactcttttgtaa